The following coding sequences are from one Candidatus Zixiibacteriota bacterium window:
- a CDS encoding site-specific integrase, with protein sequence MGTIYKRGDVWYLDIRVNGRRVRRRVGKTKRIAELALRDAEVKVAREEFGFSHARVPLREFFESFLDYSWATHRPTTTDRYRAVIDHFREFLLGMPKVNCVSDVSPEVIDRFKVFRKSPNGNATGVQTDGNESTRPARARTINFEIDTLRLVFNLAIKWGYIRENPTKGIVKLRVEESKSPRFLSVEECRRFLDACPSDLYAVYYTFLQTGMRKAELENLTWADVDLERRQIAIRRKKGWQPKTGEREIPISDGLLKLLRRLHRIRDCGDSDYVFAVKTSGKTIHNYLRDELIRIAKAAGIENLTKVHTLRHTFASHLVMQGVDLPTVQKLMGHSDISTTMVYAHLAPDHLSAAVNKLPFG encoded by the coding sequence ATGGGTACGATATACAAGCGCGGCGATGTCTGGTACCTCGACATCCGCGTCAATGGCCGTCGCGTCAGACGCCGCGTCGGAAAGACGAAGAGGATAGCCGAACTCGCCCTCAGAGATGCTGAAGTCAAGGTCGCCCGGGAAGAGTTCGGCTTCAGCCATGCGAGGGTTCCGCTGCGGGAGTTCTTCGAGTCGTTTCTCGATTACAGCTGGGCGACTCATCGGCCGACAACGACAGACCGCTACCGGGCCGTCATCGACCACTTCAGGGAGTTTCTGCTTGGGATGCCGAAGGTCAACTGCGTTTCCGATGTCAGCCCCGAGGTTATCGATCGCTTCAAGGTCTTCCGCAAGAGCCCAAACGGAAATGCCACCGGCGTCCAGACGGATGGAAACGAGTCAACCAGGCCGGCCAGAGCCCGCACAATCAACTTTGAGATCGATACCCTCAGGCTCGTGTTCAATTTGGCAATCAAATGGGGGTATATTCGGGAGAATCCCACCAAAGGTATCGTTAAACTCAGAGTCGAGGAGAGCAAGTCGCCGCGCTTTCTTTCGGTTGAAGAGTGCAGGAGATTCCTGGATGCCTGTCCGTCGGATCTGTATGCAGTTTACTATACCTTCCTGCAGACGGGGATGCGCAAAGCCGAGTTGGAGAACTTGACCTGGGCCGATGTCGACCTGGAGCGGCGTCAGATCGCAATCCGTAGGAAGAAGGGTTGGCAGCCCAAGACGGGGGAGCGGGAGATCCCGATCAGTGACGGCTTGCTCAAGCTCCTGCGGCGGCTGCATAGGATTCGCGACTGCGGCGACTCGGACTACGTTTTTGCGGTCAAGACGTCCGGCAAAACCATCCACAACTACTTGCGCGACGAACTCATCAGAATCGCCAAGGCCGCTGGTATTGAGAATCTGACGAAAGTCCACACACTGCGCCATACTTTTGCCAGCCACCTGGTCATGCAGGGAGTAGACCTTCCGACCGTTCAGAAGCTGATGGGTCATTCGGATATTTCGACGACGATGGTGTACGCCCATCTCGCGCCGGATCATCTGTCGGCGGCGGTGAACAAACTTCCGTTTGGCTGA
- a CDS encoding glycosyltransferase family 39 protein, translating into MPPRADRLFRFVERGLKIVLGLGSFAFVGVVLATAALRLAYPFELEWMEGAVVDHVCRILDGRLLYVAPTVDFVPFRYTPLYYYVSAALCVITGPGFFPLRLVSILGALLAMLLLYLFVKRETGRALPGLISAGLFAAAYPVTGYFYDLARVDSLFIALLLSAAYVFRFDLSTRGAVVSGVLFALAFLTKQAAGPVAAAVLFACLFVQWRRAFLSAAGAIVVAGGASLAFNLVSDGWFYFYAVELGDNVFTAQNLPALLLTVVVDDLLRAFPIAAPVALAALVCLMVRGNRYARLFYAALALGLIAIAFIARVQPGGWTNTLIPACVLIALLFGLGLGRLEAAIRADGTAKWRAGLLAAYLLAALQLTLGVYNPSNHVPAAEDKAAGRQLIERLAAIPGDVYLPYHGYYASMAGKRTWAHFQAIRDVWSSAEHPEITREMTGTISRAIRGRRFAAIVLDGDFFQKDVEAAYAPGAPLFELQHVFYPRAGWLVRPDRLYVPKAD; encoded by the coding sequence ATGCCGCCGCGCGCCGATCGCCTCTTCCGTTTCGTCGAACGTGGACTTAAGATCGTCCTGGGACTCGGCTCCTTCGCATTTGTCGGTGTTGTCCTCGCCACTGCCGCCCTGCGGCTGGCTTATCCCTTCGAGCTGGAATGGATGGAGGGGGCGGTGGTCGATCATGTCTGCCGCATTCTCGACGGCCGATTGCTATATGTGGCACCGACGGTTGATTTTGTCCCCTTCCGCTACACGCCGCTGTACTACTATGTCTCTGCCGCTTTATGCGTGATCACAGGTCCCGGGTTCTTTCCCCTGCGTCTCGTCTCCATTCTCGGCGCGCTGCTGGCCATGCTCCTTTTGTACCTGTTCGTCAAACGGGAGACCGGACGAGCCCTTCCGGGCCTCATCTCCGCCGGGTTGTTCGCGGCTGCTTACCCGGTCACCGGGTATTTTTATGACCTCGCCCGGGTCGACTCGCTCTTCATTGCGCTTCTTCTCTCCGCCGCGTATGTGTTCCGTTTCGATCTCTCAACTCGCGGCGCCGTCGTCTCCGGCGTGCTGTTCGCCCTCGCCTTCCTCACTAAACAGGCGGCTGGTCCTGTCGCCGCGGCCGTGTTGTTCGCGTGCCTGTTTGTGCAGTGGCGTCGAGCGTTCCTCTCTGCCGCGGGCGCAATCGTGGTCGCCGGCGGCGCCTCGTTGGCATTCAATCTCGTCTCCGACGGCTGGTTTTATTTCTATGCCGTTGAACTCGGCGATAACGTCTTCACCGCTCAGAATCTGCCCGCGCTGCTGCTCACGGTGGTTGTCGATGATCTCCTGCGGGCCTTTCCGATTGCCGCGCCGGTTGCCCTTGCGGCGTTGGTCTGCCTGATGGTCAGGGGAAATCGGTACGCGCGCCTGTTTTACGCTGCCCTCGCGCTCGGGCTGATCGCCATCGCGTTTATCGCCCGCGTCCAGCCCGGCGGCTGGACCAACACGCTCATTCCCGCCTGCGTCCTGATCGCCCTCCTCTTCGGCCTTGGCCTCGGGCGCCTCGAGGCGGCGATCCGGGCCGACGGGACAGCCAAGTGGCGCGCCGGCTTGCTCGCGGCGTATCTGCTCGCGGCCCTGCAATTGACGCTCGGTGTGTACAACCCGTCGAACCACGTTCCGGCGGCCGAGGACAAAGCCGCAGGGCGCCAGCTCATCGAACGCCTGGCCGCCATTCCCGGCGATGTGTACCTCCCCTACCACGGTTACTACGCCTCCATGGCCGGCAAGCGCACGTGGGCGCACTTTCAGGCGATCCGCGATGTCTGGTCGTCGGCCGAACATCCCGAGATTACTCGCGAGATGACCGGCACCATATCGCGTGCCATTCGCGGCCGCCGGTTTGCCGCGATTGTCCTCGACGGCGACTTCTTCCAGAAGGACGTCGAAGCCGCCTATGCCCCCGGCGCCCCGCTGTTCGAACTGCAGCACGTGTTTTACCCTCGCGCGGGATGGCTGGTCCGTCCTGACCGCCTGTACGTCCCGAAAGCCGACTAG
- a CDS encoding sigma-70 family RNA polymerase sigma factor: MAKQSLKYRDEDRSLDLYLREIGETPLISAEEEVRLARRIKQGDKKALEKLTKANLRFVVSVAKQYQNQGLSLADLINEGNIGLIKAAKRFDETRGFKFISYAVWWIRQAILQALAEQSRIVRLPLNRVGTLHKIGKVSSRLEQGLGREPSPEEIAKELELTEGEVADTLKISNSHLSLDAPFSVSEDNSLIDVLEDEFQPSPDEALLKDSLRVEIEKALDTLTPREAEVINLYFGLNHEKALTLEEIGARFSLTRERVRQIKEKAIRRLRHASRSRSLRAYLN, from the coding sequence GTGGCTAAACAGTCCCTTAAGTATCGCGATGAGGACAGATCGCTGGATCTGTACCTGCGCGAGATCGGGGAAACACCTTTGATCAGCGCCGAGGAAGAGGTGCGCCTGGCCCGTCGGATCAAGCAGGGCGATAAGAAGGCCCTGGAGAAACTTACCAAGGCCAATTTGCGCTTCGTCGTCTCGGTCGCCAAGCAGTATCAGAATCAGGGTCTGTCCCTGGCCGATCTCATCAACGAGGGCAATATCGGCCTCATCAAAGCGGCCAAGCGGTTTGACGAGACCCGCGGATTCAAGTTTATTTCGTACGCGGTGTGGTGGATTCGCCAGGCGATTCTGCAGGCGCTCGCGGAGCAGAGCCGGATCGTGCGCCTCCCCCTCAACCGGGTCGGCACCCTCCACAAGATCGGCAAGGTGTCCAGCCGGCTGGAGCAGGGGCTCGGCCGCGAACCCTCCCCCGAGGAGATCGCCAAAGAACTCGAGTTGACCGAAGGGGAGGTGGCGGATACGCTCAAGATCTCCAACTCGCACCTGTCGCTCGACGCCCCGTTTTCGGTGTCGGAGGACAACTCGCTCATCGACGTGCTCGAGGACGAGTTCCAGCCGTCGCCCGACGAGGCGCTCCTGAAAGACTCGCTGCGGGTGGAGATTGAGAAGGCGCTGGATACGCTGACGCCCCGCGAGGCGGAGGTGATCAACCTGTATTTCGGTCTGAACCACGAGAAGGCGCTGACGCTCGAGGAAATCGGCGCGCGTTTCTCGCTGACCCGCGAACGGGTCCGTCAGATCAAGGAGAAGGCGATTCGCCGCCTTCGCCACGCCTCGCGCAGCCGTTCGCTGCGCGCGTACCTGAACTGA
- a CDS encoding trypsin-like peptidase domain-containing protein: MACVAVGVLISAGFDLSPQSAAQPPAGAGDLSVYPVVERNGELESPFVAVVERVQDAVVNIAARSQEQDLPWWHQRAGLATSSGSGFFFRKDGYILTNNHVVANALELTVRTADGFEYEAKLVGADSATDLAVIKVEPEHDATVIPFGDSDKLKVGDWAIAIGNPFPQQGLDRTVTVGVISAIGRSQLNFGLGETPEYQYYIQTDASINPGNSGGPLLNLRGECVGVNAAISSPTGGSVGIGFAIPINLARAVVPDLIELGRAQRGWLGVWLANVTEREAKRQGLDAVRGVRIDSVFSGSPAERAGIRSGDIILKFNGREVNNASQLSVLVSTVRSGDQVDVELVRNGARQTVRTAIGDRDSYLASAETAPAPAEGYDLYRWLGMELLTFTPEIAAAVSVEHVPGVYVGRVYPGSPADQASITRGTIILQVNNEVVKALDDVEKIARGLAGTRQRVPLIVQEPDGSITRKVLRP; the protein is encoded by the coding sequence GTGGCGTGTGTGGCGGTGGGGGTGCTGATCTCCGCCGGTTTCGACCTTTCTCCCCAGTCGGCCGCCCAGCCGCCCGCGGGCGCGGGCGATCTCAGCGTCTACCCGGTGGTAGAACGCAACGGGGAGTTGGAGTCGCCCTTTGTCGCGGTGGTCGAGCGGGTGCAGGACGCCGTGGTCAACATCGCGGCGCGCTCGCAGGAACAGGATCTTCCCTGGTGGCACCAGCGGGCCGGCCTGGCGACCTCGTCGGGCAGCGGCTTTTTTTTCCGCAAGGACGGCTACATCCTGACCAACAATCACGTGGTGGCCAACGCGCTGGAACTCACGGTGCGCACGGCCGACGGATTTGAATACGAGGCCAAGCTGGTCGGCGCCGACTCGGCCACCGACCTGGCCGTCATCAAGGTCGAGCCGGAACACGACGCAACCGTCATCCCGTTCGGCGACTCGGACAAGCTCAAGGTAGGGGACTGGGCGATCGCGATCGGCAACCCGTTCCCGCAGCAGGGGCTGGACCGGACCGTGACGGTGGGGGTCATCTCGGCTATCGGCCGTAGCCAGCTCAATTTCGGGCTGGGGGAGACACCCGAATACCAGTACTACATCCAGACGGATGCCTCGATCAACCCCGGAAACTCGGGCGGGCCGCTGCTGAATCTGCGCGGGGAGTGTGTCGGCGTGAACGCGGCGATTTCTTCGCCGACAGGCGGGTCGGTCGGGATCGGCTTCGCCATTCCGATCAACCTCGCGCGGGCGGTGGTCCCGGACCTGATTGAACTGGGACGGGCGCAGCGTGGCTGGCTGGGGGTGTGGCTCGCCAACGTGACCGAGCGCGAGGCCAAGCGCCAGGGGCTGGATGCCGTCCGGGGCGTGCGCATCGACTCGGTGTTCTCCGGTTCGCCGGCCGAGCGGGCGGGGATCCGCAGCGGCGACATTATTCTGAAATTCAACGGGCGGGAAGTGAACAACGCCAGCCAGTTGTCGGTCCTCGTGTCGACCGTGCGCAGCGGCGACCAGGTGGACGTGGAACTGGTGCGGAACGGGGCGCGCCAGACGGTGCGGACGGCGATCGGCGACCGGGATTCGTACCTGGCGTCGGCCGAGACCGCTCCCGCGCCGGCCGAGGGTTACGATCTCTACCGCTGGCTGGGGATGGAGTTGCTGACGTTCACGCCGGAAATCGCGGCCGCCGTGTCGGTCGAGCATGTGCCGGGCGTGTATGTCGGGCGGGTCTACCCGGGTTCTCCCGCCGACCAGGCATCGATCACCCGGGGCACGATTATTTTGCAGGTGAACAACGAGGTTGTCAAAGCGCTGGACGATGTCGAGAAGATTGCCCGCGGGCTCGCCGGGACCAGGCAGCGCGTGCCGCTGATTGTCCAGGAGCCGGACGGATCGATCACCCGGAAGGTGTTGCGACCGTAA
- a CDS encoding class II aldolase/adducin family protein codes for MDSLRDAREVIVALGRRLYERGLLAGTDGNLSIRLADGSILVTPSGAAKGFLAPDSLVVVDAEGRQLSGAHRPSSECAMHLAVYRARPDVGACVHSHAPHATAFAVAGEPLPEDILPEVVLFVGPIALAGYAPPGTDAVPASLTPFFRDHNAFLLQNHGLLTLGADPEEAYNRHETVEHYARILLLARQLGTIARIPDEDFRRLTDLRRRSAQPWAGGSGR; via the coding sequence ATGGATTCTCTCCGCGACGCCCGCGAGGTGATAGTCGCGCTCGGTCGCCGTCTCTACGAGCGCGGCCTTCTGGCCGGCACCGATGGAAACCTGTCGATCCGGTTGGCTGACGGCAGCATACTGGTCACCCCCTCCGGAGCCGCCAAGGGCTTTTTGGCCCCCGACAGCCTGGTCGTGGTGGATGCCGAGGGCCGTCAGCTTTCGGGGGCGCACCGCCCCTCCAGCGAGTGCGCGATGCACCTCGCGGTCTACCGCGCGCGGCCCGATGTCGGCGCCTGCGTCCACTCGCACGCCCCCCACGCCACCGCCTTCGCCGTGGCCGGCGAACCGCTCCCCGAGGACATACTCCCTGAGGTCGTTCTATTCGTCGGCCCCATCGCCCTGGCCGGGTACGCCCCGCCGGGAACCGATGCCGTGCCCGCTTCCCTGACGCCCTTTTTCCGAGACCACAACGCTTTCCTGTTGCAGAACCACGGCTTGCTCACGCTCGGAGCCGACCCGGAAGAGGCCTACAACCGCCACGAGACGGTCGAACACTATGCCCGCATCCTTCTGCTGGCCCGTCAGTTAGGAACAATCGCCCGTATCCCTGATGAAGATTTCCGCCGCCTGACCGACCTGCGCCGCCGGTCCGCGCAACCTTGGGCGGGGGGTTCAGGACGCTGA
- a CDS encoding pyridoxal phosphate-dependent aminotransferase, giving the protein MVPKKVVIEKADRLYQLPPELAAFLPEKARRSLIRKTPATDLATFSWPIAFDEGDPAPPARLGQADREQLARLRSELAAWYQTRFGVRLHPDKEICIGGGVTILTMALATAFVDRGDAVLVPEIGLPLYRRAAVACGGEPIVYRVSPKNGWQPDFEPLESRVGKAARLLFLNTPHNPTGAVLGERELGDLLALAARHQTGVINDAAYLTLAPGRPASLLALPGGRRNGAEIGSFSYLFGLPRLPLGFVAGNRDIISGVRHALRLAPPFLPAYAVERAIAAVRQFPGEPLRRLQTAIAASRAEAVRLVDRLGLAVSGYDTVPFLWARLERRRSAAVAAGRLYLRGRILALPGTAFGDSGEGYLRFSLTAPAELYAQAGERLRRRPHLLRPPEDS; this is encoded by the coding sequence ATGGTCCCCAAGAAAGTTGTTATCGAAAAGGCCGACCGGCTCTACCAACTCCCACCCGAACTGGCCGCGTTCCTTCCGGAAAAGGCCCGCCGCTCGCTCATCCGCAAGACGCCGGCCACCGACCTGGCGACTTTCTCCTGGCCAATTGCGTTCGATGAGGGCGACCCGGCGCCCCCGGCTCGGCTCGGCCAGGCCGACCGCGAACAGCTCGCCCGCCTTCGGAGCGAACTGGCGGCTTGGTACCAGACGCGCTTCGGGGTGCGGCTCCATCCCGACAAAGAAATCTGCATCGGCGGCGGAGTCACGATCCTGACCATGGCGCTCGCGACTGCTTTTGTCGACCGCGGCGACGCCGTCCTGGTGCCCGAAATCGGTCTGCCGCTGTACCGCCGCGCGGCCGTCGCCTGCGGCGGCGAACCGATCGTCTACCGGGTCAGCCCGAAGAATGGCTGGCAGCCTGACTTCGAGCCGCTGGAGAGCCGGGTCGGCAAAGCCGCTCGCCTGCTGTTTCTGAACACCCCGCACAACCCGACCGGGGCCGTCCTCGGCGAACGCGAACTGGGGGATCTGCTCGCCCTGGCCGCCCGCCACCAGACCGGCGTGATCAACGACGCCGCCTACCTGACGCTGGCCCCCGGCCGACCGGCCTCGCTGCTGGCACTTCCCGGGGGACGGCGTAACGGGGCGGAAATCGGGTCATTCTCTTACCTGTTCGGCCTGCCCCGCCTTCCTCTCGGATTCGTGGCCGGCAACCGGGACATCATCAGCGGTGTGCGCCACGCTTTGCGCCTGGCGCCCCCCTTCCTCCCGGCGTACGCCGTCGAGCGGGCCATCGCCGCCGTCCGCCAGTTCCCCGGCGAACCGCTCCGGCGCCTGCAGACCGCCATCGCCGCCTCCAGGGCGGAGGCTGTCCGGCTCGTCGACCGGCTCGGCCTGGCAGTCAGCGGCTACGATACCGTGCCCTTCCTCTGGGCGCGCCTGGAACGGCGGCGGTCGGCGGCGGTTGCAGCCGGCCGCCTGTACCTGCGCGGGCGCATCCTCGCCCTGCCCGGCACCGCGTTCGGAGACAGCGGCGAAGGATACCTCCGCTTCTCCCTCACCGCCCCCGCTGAACTTTATGCCCAGGCGGGCGAGCGCCTCCGCCGGCGCCCCCACTTGCTGCGGCCGCCGGAGGACTCATGA
- the folB gene encoding dihydroneopterin aldolase, whose amino-acid sequence MKDVIRIVGMAFYGYHGVTAEERATGRRYEVDCALEVDLAEAGRSDELRDTVDYDEVYTVVRETVEGKSFALLERLAADLAIKLLDRFPVYRVTLHVRKLTPPIAGHIRYIEVEITRYQADPSKLVGDNRSTL is encoded by the coding sequence ATGAAAGACGTCATCCGCATCGTCGGCATGGCCTTCTACGGCTACCACGGCGTAACCGCCGAGGAGCGCGCCACCGGCCGGCGCTACGAGGTGGACTGCGCGCTCGAGGTCGATCTGGCCGAGGCCGGACGCTCCGATGAACTCCGCGACACGGTCGACTACGACGAAGTGTACACGGTCGTGCGCGAGACGGTCGAGGGGAAATCGTTCGCCCTGCTCGAACGCCTGGCCGCCGACCTCGCCATCAAACTGCTTGACAGATTTCCCGTGTACCGGGTAACTTTGCACGTGCGCAAACTGACGCCGCCGATAGCCGGCCATATCAGGTATATCGAGGTCGAGATCACCCGCTATCAGGCCGATCCGTCAAAACTGGTGGGCGACAACCGCTCTACACTCTGA
- the folK gene encoding 2-amino-4-hydroxy-6-hydroxymethyldihydropteridine diphosphokinase, which produces MPATTVYLLLGSNLGDRERNLGAARDRLAHIPGIELIDASAIYISEADGMEGENPAFLNQVVKAEYAYRAQELLDELEKIERLLGRTDKGGKLPRPIDLDILLFGDAVIATDRLTVPHRELLHRGFVMIPLLQIDPELVHPVTREPIAASVTDDHRNQVLLYKEYAARFI; this is translated from the coding sequence ATGCCCGCGACCACTGTCTACCTGCTCCTGGGATCCAACCTCGGCGACCGCGAACGCAACCTTGGGGCCGCCCGCGACCGCCTCGCCCACATTCCCGGCATCGAGCTGATCGACGCGTCGGCCATTTACATCAGCGAGGCCGACGGGATGGAGGGGGAGAACCCCGCTTTCCTCAACCAGGTCGTCAAGGCGGAGTACGCCTACCGCGCGCAGGAACTCCTCGACGAGCTGGAGAAAATCGAACGGCTCCTCGGCCGCACCGACAAAGGCGGCAAACTCCCCCGCCCCATCGACCTCGACATCCTCCTGTTCGGCGACGCCGTGATCGCGACCGACCGGCTGACCGTTCCCCACCGCGAACTGCTCCACCGCGGGTTTGTCATGATCCCGCTTCTCCAGATCGACCCCGAGCTCGTGCATCCGGTCACCCGGGAACCGATTGCCGCGTCAGTGACCGATGACCACCGAAACCAGGTGCTGCTGTACAAAGAGTATGCCGCCCGTTTCATCTGA
- a CDS encoding deoxynucleoside kinase, translated as MPPVSSEPNYIAVEGVIGVGKTTFATMLAERIEADVIYEDAFNNPFLVDFYKNRKRFALSCQLYFLMSRFQQQQQLRTHDLFAKRVVSDYLFAKDAIFASVNLSDRELALYNKIAPALAQDVPKPDLVIYLQASTPKLLERIRHRNYPFEKSIDTDYIEVLNKAYDYYFFNYTETPLLVVKTENIDFVNNPSHFDDLIDQLHKPIAGKKYYSPSGDTARIG; from the coding sequence ATGCCGCCCGTTTCATCTGAGCCGAATTACATTGCCGTCGAAGGCGTCATCGGCGTCGGCAAGACGACGTTCGCGACCATGCTGGCCGAGCGGATCGAGGCCGACGTCATCTATGAAGACGCCTTCAACAATCCCTTCCTGGTCGATTTCTACAAGAACCGCAAGCGCTTTGCCCTGTCCTGCCAGCTCTATTTCCTCATGTCGCGGTTCCAGCAGCAGCAGCAGCTTCGCACCCACGACCTGTTCGCCAAACGCGTCGTCTCCGACTACCTCTTCGCCAAAGACGCCATTTTCGCTTCGGTCAATCTGTCCGACCGCGAGCTGGCCCTCTACAACAAGATCGCCCCGGCGCTGGCCCAGGATGTCCCGAAGCCCGATCTCGTGATTTACCTCCAGGCCTCCACGCCCAAACTGCTCGAGCGCATTCGGCACCGCAACTACCCGTTCGAGAAATCGATCGACACCGACTACATCGAAGTGCTCAACAAGGCCTACGACTACTACTTCTTCAACTACACCGAGACGCCGCTGCTGGTGGTAAAGACCGAGAACATCGACTTCGTCAACAACCCGAGCCATTTCGACGATCTCATCGACCAGCTGCACAAACCGATCGCCGGCAAGAAGTACTACTCCCCGTCCGGCGACACCGCCCGCATCGGGTGA
- the panB gene encoding 3-methyl-2-oxobutanoate hydroxymethyltransferase gives MSKVSQTKRTTIQTFITKKAKGEKITVLTAYDAFTAALLDAAGIDAVLVGDSAANVLHGFDSTIPITTEIMVAHTAAVARGAKRALVIADMPFLSFQPSEETAIRNAGGFLKAGAQAVKIEGGLEIAPLAAKLVGFGIPVMGHIGLTPQSIHRFGGPKVQGREERSRTYLRESALALEEAGCFSIVLELMQADVAREITESLHTAATIGIGAGAHCDGQVLVINDMLGLHEEGFRPKFLREYADLKTIIADAVRRYIEDVKSGDFPGDDESFGPQPH, from the coding sequence ATGTCGAAAGTCAGCCAAACCAAGCGCACCACGATTCAGACCTTCATCACGAAGAAGGCCAAAGGCGAGAAGATCACTGTCCTGACCGCGTACGACGCTTTCACGGCCGCCCTCCTCGATGCGGCCGGTATCGACGCCGTTCTGGTCGGCGACTCGGCCGCGAATGTGCTCCACGGTTTCGACTCCACGATTCCGATCACGACCGAGATCATGGTCGCGCACACGGCCGCGGTCGCCCGCGGGGCGAAACGCGCCCTGGTGATCGCCGACATGCCCTTCCTCTCTTTCCAGCCCTCCGAGGAGACGGCGATCCGCAACGCCGGCGGGTTTCTCAAGGCGGGTGCGCAGGCGGTGAAGATCGAGGGGGGGCTGGAAATCGCTCCGCTGGCGGCTAAACTGGTCGGCTTCGGCATCCCCGTCATGGGGCACATCGGGCTCACCCCGCAGTCGATCCACCGCTTCGGCGGCCCCAAGGTCCAGGGACGCGAGGAACGCTCCCGCACCTACCTGAGAGAATCCGCGCTCGCTCTCGAAGAGGCCGGCTGCTTCTCGATCGTGCTCGAATTGATGCAGGCCGACGTCGCGCGCGAGATCACCGAGTCACTCCACACGGCCGCCACGATCGGCATCGGCGCCGGCGCGCACTGCGACGGCCAGGTGCTCGTGATCAACGACATGCTCGGTCTGCACGAGGAGGGTTTCCGCCCCAAGTTCCTGCGGGAATATGCGGACCTGAAGACGATCATCGCCGACGCCGTCAGGCGCTACATCGAAGACGTGAAATCCGGCGATTTCCCCGGCGATGACGAATCGTTCGGCCCGCAGCCGCACTGA